One Ananas comosus cultivar F153 linkage group 1, ASM154086v1, whole genome shotgun sequence DNA window includes the following coding sequences:
- the LOC109706581 gene encoding probable small nuclear ribonucleoprotein G has protein sequence MSRSGQPPDLKKYMDKKLQIKLNANRVVVGTLRGFDQFMNLVIDNTVEVNGNEKNEIGMVVIRGNSVVMIEALEPVARTQ, from the exons ATGAGCCGATCGGGGCAACCCCCGGATCTCAAGAA GTACATGGACAAGAAGTTGCAAA TCAAGCTGAATGCAAACCGTGTTGTTGTTGGGACTCTTCGTGGTTTTGACCAATTTATGAACTTGGTGATCGATAACACTGTGGAGGTCAACGGCAATGAGAAGAACGAAATTGGGATGGTG gTAATCAGGGGAAATAGTGTGGTCATGATTGAAGCTCTGGAGCCGGTTGCGCGAACGCAATAG